CGGAAAGACCGTTGTCTGCTCTGATGTCGCCTCCGCCAAGACCGATGCAGTTGTTTTCTTCAGAGAAGTGACGTTTGGACCCCATGAAGGGGAGTTAAGGTTTCGTCTCATCCACTTTTGGGAGGCCAGAAAGGCACTGACTAAGACACTTATTGGTCTGGAGATGCTTCTGATTGACGGAGAGGTTTGTTacgaaatattttcttttagtttttggtcTTACTTGCTCTACATCATACACTAACAATCGTTGCTTGGCGTTTATGAACAGGGTACTGCGATGAAGGGATTCATCCCACCAGGAAGGATTGACACCTACTTGCGACACATGATCCCCGGTTCCACTTACAGACTCAACAAATTTTATGGTGCTAAGAGCAAGGAGGGGTATCGGGTTGCCGATCAGGACGTGACCATTGCTTTTTCATGGAACTCTGTTCTCTCTGAACTCAAAGACAGCTCGTCAGTGTTTCCTGAAGATCGATTCCGTTTCCATGGATATGAAGAGTTTGAAGCGGCCTGTGACCTCGGAGGGGATTTATATGGTGAGCTCTCTCATATTTATGGTTTCGCACTGGCTTTGTATAGATGATGTTATGTTTCAGTAATAGCTGTTTAGGTTTAATCAGATAGCTCACGGTTGTTTAGAATGTAGATTGGTTAAgtcctgattttttttattttttttgcagattATATTGGTCACCTTAAATTGGTGAATGAGCAGATTCCGAATGAAAGTCTTGTGCTTGATGAAGTGGAGATAGCTTCTTCGCGGCACATTTTGGTTCATGTTCAGACACATGAGTAAGTTCTCCTTACTATGTATGCTCTATACTATCATTTTTTGCTTATCACACGATTCTGCCTTGATGCAGTGGCCCTGTGATGAAGCTCTACATATGGGACAAGGCCGCTACAGACTTCTGTGAGAAGTTTAAAGCGCTTGGAAAACCTCCAACTGTTATTCTGGTGACAACTGTGAATCCAAAACGTTTTGGAGGTTAGTATTACCTAAATTTCGTTATGGTTTATACTATGTTAGTAATCTGCATGGGAAACATGTTTTAGACAAAGTAGGTGTTAAATAAGACAATTTTATAGCCTCATTgtttgataatttatttttgtttggtgtgGAATAATTGGTTATATTGCAGGTGCCTTAACTATGTCGTCTCTATCATCCTCACGTGTGTTTTTTGATATGGATGTTCAACCTACCAGGGAATATCTGGCTTGGTATGTGATCATTTGTTCATTTGGAACGTCTACTTCAATCCACCGAATTACTTATCTTtgttttttgaacattttctcAGGTTTGAATCGAACACTGAGGTTGCTAATAGAGTTAATGCTGAAATTGTTACCAAGGCTGAGACAGCTACTATAGGGGAGCTGTTCTCTTACATGAAGCAGAAAGAGGCAAAGGTATAATATCTCATGCTTTTACATATACACTGTGCcagttttagatatttattttctacCCTGGTGCAATTCGCAGGTTGCATGGTTCGAGTGTAGAGCCACTATTGATGATGTCGTGCGTGGTTCTGCATGGTATTATATTGCTTGTGGTGAGTGCAAGACCAAAGCAACCAAAGGGCCTACCACGCTTATGTGTAAGAAGTGTGGGAAGACTGAGATTGCCGGTGTTCCAAAGTAAGATTTTTACTTATAGTTTTGTGTGTAAGATATACTCTAAGCATCTGTTGTTAATGTCACTCTGTCACAGGTATCTCACGAAGCTCACTGTCTATGACAACAATGACCACGCAAGCTTTGTGCTTCTTGGTGATGCTGGGAGTGATTTGATTGGGAAGAAAGCCTCGGAATTGGTTGAGAGCTACTTTGAGGTAATTACAAACTTCTTCATCATACAGTTTTTAGATTGTTCTTACAAGTGTTTCAATTTATATCAGGCCAATGACAGCGTAAAGGAAGATCACGTGGTCCCAGTGCCACAAGCTCTGATTGGTGCCATTGGACAGACTCGCACGTTTGTTATTAAGGTATCAAAACACAACCTCGATGGCAAGACCCAATCTTTGACTGTCACCAAGGTTCTCCCACCTGATGTTCCAGCACTTAAAGGCAACATAGAGGAGAACGTGGATGAGGAACCTACTGATGAAAGGAATGAAGTTGCAGCTGGGTCTGTGAAGAGGAGCTCTGTTGGGATTGAGTCCGGAGAGACCAAGCGTGCCAAAAGTGGCTGATAGATTTTTAGTACTGGTTTTTGTTCTCAGTTTCAATAAACTCTAtgctttgttttctttgtttcagacTTTGTTTCTGTTTCAGACTTTGTTTTTCATCATTTGAATAATTTTGGTGTTTATTAAACTATGCtttgtttcttccttttttgtttatttaggaAATCTTGCTATTTACAATAACATAGAAGATAAATCTAGaaatctttgtttctttctttttgtttattctGAAAATGTAAAAGCAATaattctaaataaataataaaattttaaattctaaatacattatataaattattatatttactttttgatttaaaatctTGGTGTTTATTAAAGACTATGCTTTGTTTCatcctttttgtttattttgggtggtgtttaaaaataataattggattagtttggtttgtgttttatttttttatagtaagCTAATGGGTAtattaatagatttttttttaaaaagtaaataaataaaacttcaGATTGTATAGTTTAGtcaatttacataaatataaatgtgagttttcctaaaaaaaaataaaagattttttcGAACAAATCTCACATAAGAGTATTTTGGtcaatttttttacaataaGAGTCCAACTAACATTGGCAGACATAATTTTTTCCCTCATCGTAAATACTACATTTAGTAATTCTTTGAAATTTACCTATTCTTTGGTTTGTATCATTCTGAAAGGATATTtaagatttaataaaaaaattcaagtttaaaatatagtaattagCTAGAATATTATAGAAAGTaagaaaaaagaattatttactttgttttaaTTTGGATTATGAAACTGAtattcaaaacatattaaattttgtaagtGTATCTGCCTAAATAAAATACAAGTAGTAATATGGTGATAGCTCATAACTAGGGATCACTACAATAGTCTCTAAAACAATTCTGGAAATCCTTTTGCATTTGTAGCAATTTTCTTTGGTCAAAAACATTTGTAGCAATTTTTATAGTCAAATTTGatgcataaataatttttaatagctACTCAATGCTTCAATCTCAAACTAATTGTTCTGACTTTAAAATCTTTTGATTGCTTTCTAAGAAGTAAGCTTAGAACTTATGCAAAATAGGTTGTTTCTTAAGCTCTTAGCTTATTCTCTTTTGACATAACACTAATTTAGTGTTGACACTAATTGTCGATCTTACAATATGGGACAATTAAGAATTTATGTTTAGTGAGCTGCAAATCATAACTAATCAAAGATACAAAGTTGTCATGGTGAAAAGTATAtccttaaaatatttttaaaaaaaattcaaacttaaaaTCTGGTACACACTGATTAATAACTCTTATTTGCATGAAAACTATTATTCGCTTCATTATCAACCACACAGTTTTACTTCCACACAACAATAAAAACATCAAagactttaaaagaaaaataacagtAAAGTTCGATATATGAGTTAGAGCTAACATATTTAAATTCCAATCTACAGCTCATAAGATTATAATcaagaaaacataattaagaATGACTTCCCTACATTTTGAGAACAGTTTATGTATTCtgaattcaaattttatattttcatccaACTAAACGATAAAAAAGTTAATTGTAAAAAATGCGTCGAAGAAAACCTATATGTGATATCATATAACAAAAGCCATAGCATATCTCTTTTCCTATACAATAGCCTACACATTAAATAGTTAATATACACCGAAAATTCTATTATATTTGATATTCACAACAAAATTAGCCAGACTATATAATAGCaattatccgcgcgtagcgcggaaaacgatctagtttttttataaaggtaaaatatatattgcatAGGATAGCCTTAAAAAACATTTTGTCATAAATATATCCTCCAAGGATCAAAGTGGccaaaatattacattaaaaagataaatttacatttataccctttgatttaattaatttaaacattagggtttataattaaatgaagaggttttgtgtttaatttaaaatttgtataaaatttaaaataaatactataaatttaaaataaaattttttaaaatagtttcaaaaatcattttagaaaataaaattttcaaaaaaaattgaaaaaaaaaattctgaaaaaatcGAATTTGAATACATATAGTTCGAAACTAtaaatgaattttttatatttatatacttagcGTATATATGACTTTTGCCCATcttaaatgaaacattttggtcactttcttctttgtgtgctattttgtaataaaaacataaaaaatatatttaagagaATTGCTCTTATAAATATAAGGTTAATTAATATAGACTTTAGGGTTCAGAACTGAgagatgaagttttgagatgaaatttaaatttaaaaaaataaaaaatatattaaaagttaaatataaaatttttttaaatagtttccaaagtttttttgaatttcaaaaagaaaacttgaaaataaatttgtaaaaaaaattgaattttaaaacatgaaattcaaaattatatttaaaattttatacactacaagaaaacacgcagaTACTGAGGGACTTTTTCCTCAGTATGTCGTTGGAATAAccgtattccgacgacataccgaggaaaaagGTCTTCGAACAAAAActcctcgaaatttcattttccctcgaaatttTCTCGAAATTTtctgacggaatttcgaggaacagtAATTCCGAAGAAATTGTGAGGACGAGGGTTCGTCACAAAAGTCCTCAAAATTTTCCTACGGACGTGGTCGTCGAAATATTCTGAGGGAAtcttttcctcggaattttcaaaaaaataaataaaaaaaaatattaatttttctaatgaaattcgaaaatataaaatataaaataaaaattgaaattgaaaatatattagataatattattcaaaattgtacaaattaaaatatattaaaaattagttttaataaataaaaatttaaaaaatccaaaaatagtttttaatcacaaaatataaatatataaaaaaatagtttaataattactatatatagtttttagtatatatgatttatacatatatatatatatatatatatatatttatatttataaaaaattacaaatcgtttataaatatagaaaaaggtttttaaatatttttaaaatttataaaaaacgttttattattactgtaaactttaaaaaacgttttaatatatataaaatagtttaataatcacaaaaataatttaaatatataaaaaagagtttaaatatataaaaatagtttagcaattacaaaaaacgttttaaaaaatcatatacacatttttaaaaatcaaaaaacgttttaaaacatgaaaaacgttttgaattttaaccaaaacacaaaataaatcgaaaaaaaaataaaacaacaatttcataattacaaaaaaagttttaatatatataaaatagtttaataattacaaaaatagttttaatatataaaaatagtttaataagtacaaaaatagttttaatatataaaaatagttttaaaaaatcaaaaaacgttttaaaaattcaaaaacgttttaaaaaatcatatacacatttttaaaaaaaaaaaaaacgttttaaaaaattaaaaaacgttttaaaaatcatatacacatttttaaaaatcaaaaaacgttttaaaaaattaaaatacgttttaaaacatgaaaaacgttttgaattttacccaaaacacaaaagaactaaaaaaatatgtataacaacaatccaaacttgaaaatcctaagctatccattcaatcctagaatttcCTTCCTAACAACCTAAATTTCGAGATCTAACATCCAAAGAATCGATctatgaagagaggaagagaagagagatgaacttacatgataggaagagaggagaggaagagaggagaggaagagaggggaTTTGCCGcgcagaggaagagaggagaggaaggaggccgcgcaagagaggagaggaagagaggagaggcagagagaaatggggaagagaagaacgtaaaacctaatttatgagaCGTCCGACGGTCActgtccgtcggaatttcctcacaaaatttaataaggttcctcgaaatttcctcgaaatctTCTAATCTTATTTTTGCGAAACGTTTGGCGGCTAGGATTGCCgggttaatgaaaaatattccgatgaaagcaggttcctcgaaatttcctcacgatattgtgaggaaatttcgaggaaacagggtttgaaagcaggttcctcgaaatttcctcacaattgtgaggaaatttcgaggaaacagggtttgggttttgaaaacatcgattttatttttctatgtcatttcttatacaaatgtaattcatactaatgaggtttctttgtatagatgatcataaacaatgaaataacacaattacaaaataattgtaagtattccctttaacgtttattaaaatgtataagtgtttctcttatgttgtgtggtttccgttcaatccgcaaaacattattttcggtttaaaaccctaaagtttgacTTCATAATTTGtctaagacacttaatgaaggttaaatacgtgttattcaatccgcaaaacgttgttttcggtttaaaaccccttattcctcgaaattccctcggaATATTGTGAGGGAATTTCAAGGAAATACCGAAAATCATTTGtttcgtcgaaatttcctcgaaatatttcgagggtaTTTCGACGAACAAGGggttttaaatcaaacccctCAACCGTGAAGGGacattccgaggaaatttcgagaaAACCCTATTGTCCCTCGGTATTCCCTcgaaaaataccgaggaaatgtgtattcctcgaaatttttcgaggaaatgtgtcttcctcgcaatttcctcgaaatttttcgaggaaataccgaggaaaccacatttcttggtttcctcggtattggtttcctcggtatttcctcgatttTTCATCAGAAAATTCTGAGGAACTCATTTTTCTTCGGTATGTCCCTCAGAATAccgatgttttcttgtagtgatacttctatattttttgttatttttatttatctaggATATAAAAATCTTTTGATTCTTTAATTAAATTCTTTctgtaacaaaaatttaaaaatagccTATTTGATAGAATTGATCTATAAACAAACATGATTAATCTAAACAATATCATATGAGACGTACATCTTCACGGGGTGCAAGAAGCCAACAACTACTCATTtgtagggtttagggtttgattatCAAACAAAGATCCAAAACACATTGTGTTTCCCGCTGTCTAACTTAACTTCGAACAGTACAATAATCTATGATTACACTCTAGTTTGCTTTGGATACAAAGTCTAGTTTGGGAGTATCTTCAACTTCCCCTAATTGCAACAATGCCTACTTTACAAGTCTTAagtttaaatagaaaaatatttttttttaccggAGAACATGACTCTCGAAAAGCGCCAAGAGCTTTTTCCGACGCATTTGGTTTATCTGAGATAACTGCTgtcccaaccaatagaaatgaAAAAACCTTCCCATTAGCAGGTTGTGAGGCCTCGTTCCTGGAGGTAAGAGGAGATAACGTGTCCCTGGTCGTGGAACTCTTACTCGGGCGATAATAACAAAGCCCCAGCCATGAATTCCAGAAAGGATTTTCTTTCCAATACAGTTTCTTCCGATACGCTATAAGCAGAGGCCTCAACTTTCAAATACAAAGACCCAACTGGTAGAGTACTCAAATTAACACTGGCAGCTTGAGCCAGAGATATATTAGATCCAATCGATGATTTGATCGGGTTGACTAGATGAAAGTATAGATCCAACTAACCACAGATTCGGTAACTACATCATTAGCCACTAGGCGACCAACTGTATAGAGGAATTTTCCTTTCGATTTAGCTACAGAAGAGGGACGAGAGGTCCCGACGAACTTGGCAACCTTGGACGAGACTACGAACGGCGAGCgatacttcttcttttttcagtAACATGGTGACATGAGTAGAAGAGGAAGACCAGAGAGGGGGAAAAAGTGCTCGTCGACACGGCGTGAGACCAACCGGCGGTGAAATAAGGGTTAGGAACCTTATCTTTTGATGTTGGAAACTTCATTTATACGGTTCCGGTATTGTATCCTTCTTTAGTGTTTTCAATAAAGGTCTCATGACATAAATATATCTTGTTTTTGAATCTGTTCAAAACTAAAAGTGAAATTTCGTAGTTTCCTTTTGGTTTCAGAACGAACttacaaattttctttttggttttatgTTTTGGATTTGCTGATTTTTGTATATGATAAATGCttgaataaaatgaaaactaaatgATAGATAGGGAGTCGAACAAAACTCAAAATAGTTAGAAATTTCATCATGTAATCTTTCTAcgtacaaaagaaaaatcacgTTTATTAATTAACAGATCTTTCAACTTCAAAACAGTTAGAAcgcagatatatatatatataatgaattcGACTTTTAGAATTTGGGAGAGACATGAACCTAAGAAGATTGTGACTGTTTTTGAGGGATAGAGCTAGAATCATGGAAGTTATGACTTAAGGTTGTGAATTTTTAAAGTATTCTTGGTTTTAACAAGcaatcaatatattttcatttttcaggGTATTTTCCATTGAATTTCCTTATTCAGTCTTTTTCTCACTTTTTATCATGTTCCCCGGCCtgaaaaaagagaaatatttttattccaaTGAGAACTTTCTCATCGTAGACATGATCTATGAAGCTTCCTCTTGTTTTCCTTGTTTATTTCCCTTTTGATCGCACCACAAACTCATATTGGTGAAAAACAAATGTGTGCGTTTATACAAATATTGGTCCCAGCATACGGTTTACCCACTACTCGCCCCTTTCATCATAATAATTCTATTTACACATCACAATCAACTGTGCGCTAGATGATAATCCGCCCCATGTGCCGAATGAggtttttaactatatatatttaaatattataaacaataattattttgttattgataatatttttttttaatttgactaAAGATGGACATTCGGATATCATTTGGATCAGTTTGTATATATTCATTCGGATTTTTGCGGGTTCTGTTTGGATTctgataacccatttaaatttaagaaaactaaagttcatatataattttaatttctaaaaatctaaaaataaaaaaaaagatatatgatataaatgtgaataatgtaaaccaaaatacttaaatgtaacataaaattgtttttacttaaatatatggataaaaaataatagacattaagtatttttggtttattttgagtatcgtttaactattttaaacatgtattttatTTGTGTATATTTCCAAGTATTATGtacaacttaaaaatatcttatatattttgtatattttattgtattcaGATCTTCCCAACCCTATAttttattgtaacaaaattttatataaaattgatga
The sequence above is drawn from the Raphanus sativus cultivar WK10039 chromosome 7, ASM80110v3, whole genome shotgun sequence genome and encodes:
- the LOC130497689 gene encoding uncharacterized protein LOC130497689 produces the protein MKLYIWDKAATDFCEKFKALGKPPTVILVTTVNPKRFGGALTMSSLSSSRVFFDMDVQPTREYLAWFESNTEVANRVNAEIVTKAETATIGELFSYMKQKEAKVAWFECRATIDDVVRGSAWYYIACGECKTKATKGPTTLMCKKCGKTEIAGVPKYLTKLTVYDNNDHASFVLLGDAGSDLIGKKASELVESYFEANDSVKEDHVVPVPQALIGAIGQTRTFVIKVSKHNLDGKTQSLTVTKVLPPDVPALKGNIEENVDEEPTDERNEVAAGSVKRSSVGIESGETKRAKSG